One genomic window of Erinaceus europaeus chromosome 19, mEriEur2.1, whole genome shotgun sequence includes the following:
- the RPS3A gene encoding small ribosomal subunit protein eS1 produces MAVGKNKRLTKGGKKGAKKKVVDPFSKKDWYDVKAPAMFNIRNIGKTLVTRTQGTKIASDGLKGRVFEVSLADLQNDEVAFRKFKLITEDVQGKNCLTNFHGMDLTRDKMCSMVKKWQTMIEAHVDVKTTDGYLLRLFCVGFTKKRNNQIRKTSYAQHQQVRQIRKKMMEIMTREVQTNDLKEVVNKLIPDSIGKDIEKACQSIYPLHDVFVRKVKMLKKPKFELGKLMELHGEGGSSGKTTGDETGAKVERADGYEPPVQESV; encoded by the exons ATGGCGGTCGGCAAAAACAAGCGCCTTACGAAAGGTGGCAAAAAGGGAGCCAAGAAGAAAGT GGTTGATCCATTTTCGAAGAAGGACTGGTACGATGTGAAAGCGCCAGCAATGTTCAACATAAGGAATATTGGGAAGACACTAGTCACAAGAACTCAAGGAACCA AGATCGCATCTGATGGCCTGAAGGGTCGTGTGTTTGAAGTGAGCCTTGCTGATCTGCAGAATGATGAAGTCGCATTTAGAAAATTCAAGCTCATTACTGAGGATGTTCAAGGCAAAAACTGCCTGACTAACTTCCATGGCATGGACCTCACCCGCGATAAAATGTGCTCCATGGTCAAAAAATGGCAG acCATGATTGAAGCTCATGTTGATGTAAAGACTACCGATGGCTATTTGCTTCGTCTATTCTGTGTGGGGTTTACTAAAAAACGCAACAACCAGATTCGAAAAACCTCTTATGCTCAACACCAACAAGTTCGACAGATTCGGAAAAAGATGATGGAAATCATGACCCGAGAGGTGCAGACAAATGACTTAAAAGAGGTGGTCAATAAGTT GATTCCCGATAGCATTGGGAAAGACATAGAAAAAGCTTGCCAGTCTATTTACCCACTTCATGATGTCTTTGTTAGAAAAGTGAAAATGCTGAAGAAGCCCAAGTTTGAAT tgggaaAACTCATGGAGCTTCATGGAGAAGGTGGTAGTTCTGGGAAAACTACTGGAGATGAGACTGGTGCTAAAGTTGAGCGGGCCGATGGATATGAACCACCAGTCCAAGAATCTGTCTAA